Below is a genomic region from Sulfitobacter sp. OXR-159.
AAGAATGTGTCGCTCGCATCTCGCTGCTCCATCGGCGCGTTTAATCCGATATAGCCAAGAAGGTTTGCGCCCGCGCAGGTGTTGTTCGCGCATACGGGGCGCCGCTCAAATAGCGCCGACCGTTCAATATGGCCCGCGATCTGAATGCCATCGCGGTCAAGCAGCACGATACGTTTCTCCAGCCTCATATTGTCATCGCCTAATGTAAACGGCGGTGGGTTGTCTGGCCTTGGTGGGGGTGGGGCTTCAGGTGGAAATTTTGGGGACCGGCTTGGGCGAGGCATGTGCATGTACAAAAGCAGCCCACAGTTGCGGGTCTTCATCAAACTCGGCCCAGCCGTTCTGCCCACGCTCAGTCAAGGACGTTGCGAGCTCGTCGAACCGTGCCAGTTCGCCCCTGACCAGGTAGCGTGCGAAACCCTCGCGCATCCACAGGGCGACCATTGGCAAGGCGCTAATCCCCAGCCACGCCCAGCGGCGGCCAGAAGCTTCGCATCGCCGAGCCCAAGCCCTTCTTGCCCTCTCAGTCTGAAAAACAAACTGCCGAGCGCCCAGAAGGTCACATAGCCGACAATCGCCCCCCAGATCTCGCCCACCGGTAATGTGCCGCCAGCATAGGCATTTAGCGAAAGCCCCAGAACGATAAGCGGCAAGGTATACCGGTCCGGCAGGCGCTTCTCGCGCAGGTCGATCCGTACCAGCAGACCCAGCAACACGGCCAGAATGGCCGTGCTCGCAATGAATAGGGCAGGCGACATATCCGCGTTCGAAGGCGTTCCGTTGTGGGTTACGTTGTGATTCAGCCGTGCAGAGGGTCTCTAGCCGGTTGCTCTTTATGGAGAAGTTGGATAAGTGGCAGCCCGTAGGGGAATCGAACCCCTCTTTCCAGGTTGAAAACCTGGCGTCCTAACCGATAGACGAACGGGCCACTCTTTGTCAGGTCAGTGCAGCGTTTCGTGTGTTGCTGCTCTGTCTGTGAGCGGACGTTTAAGTAATCCGGCGGGGGGCTGCAAGCAGAAAAATGAACTTTTTCTAGAAAAAGTTTTCAGGCCCGTGCGGCGTCCTCCAAACGCAGTTGAACTGTGCGCCGACCGCGGAAATTATTGATGTCGAGACGCCCGGCAAGGTGGAAGCGCGCGCCGCCGTGGTTTTCAAGCGCGGGGCCAAGGGGGCCGTCGTAGGCGCCGAACGCAATCGCTTCGAGGTTCGCGCCCAGACCGTCGCCAAAGCTAACCTTGAGGTGGTTCTCGCCTACGCGTTTGGCAAAGCGGATTTGCATATCGGCGAAGGCATAGCGCGGGGCAGGGGCGCCTGCGCCGAAGGGGCCGGCCTGGTCGACCATTTCGGCGAGTTCCACCGTGGCCGCGCCGGGCATCATCATGCCGCAGAGGTTCAGATCAGCTGGTCCGGCCAGATGTGCGCCTTGTTTGGTGAGCAATTCGCCAAGCCGTTCCATCGCCGCGTCGATCTTGTCTTCTGCCACCGTCAGGCCCGCTGCCATCTTGTGACCGCCGCCCTTGATCAGCAGCCCTTCGGCAGCAAGGCGCTGGATCGGCGCGCCAAGGTCGATGCCACTGATCGAGCGGCCAGAGCCTTTGCCAATGCCGTCTTCGACGCCGATGACGATGGAGGGGCGGTTGGCGGCTTCTTTCAGGCGCGAGGCGACGATGCCCACCACGCCGGGGTGCCAGCCGGGGCCAGCGGCCCATGCCAGCGGCCCGTCAAAGCCGCGCTCTTCGGCCTGTGCCATGGCGCTGGCGCGCACGGCGGCTTCGACCTCGCGGCGGTCGGTGTTGAGCTGGTCCAGTCGCTCGGCCAATGCGGCGGCCTCATGCGGGTCGGCGGTGGCCAAAAGCCGTGCGCCAAGGTCGGCTTGGCCAATGCGCCCGCCTGCGTTAATGCGGGGGCCAAGCAGAAAGCCGAGGTGATAGGCCGTGGGGGCCGTGTCCATCCGCGCCACATCGGCAAGGGCGGCCAGACCGGGGCGGGCGCGGCGGGCCATGACTTTGAGACCCTGACGCACAAAGGCGCGGTTGACGCCGATCAGCGGGGCCACATCGGCCACGGTGGCCAGCCCCACGAGGTCTAGCATCCCCATGAGGTCCGGCCCCTTCTGGCCCGCTTCACGCAGCTGGCGGCCTGCTTCGACGAGCATCAGAAACACCACCGCAGCGGCGCAGAGATGCGCCAGCGTGCCGTCCTCGTCCTGTCTGTTGGGGTTCACCACAGCGAGCGCATCCGGCAGCGTCTCTCCGCCCAAGTGGTGATCGAGCACGATGACATCCGCGCCCTTGGCAGCGGCGATGGGGCCATGAGACAGCGTACCGCAGTCGACGCAGATGATCAGGTCATGGTCGGCGGCCAGTGCCGACATGGCCTCGTCATTGGGGCCATAGCCTTCGTCGATACGGTCAGGGATATAGAGCGTCGCGCGGTGGCCCATGTCGCGCAGCCAGACGAGCAACAACGCAGCGGAAGACCCGCCATCCACGTCGTAGTCAGCGAAAATCGCGATGCGTTCACGTTTTTCGAGGGCCGAAAGGAACCGCGTCGCCGCTGCCTCCATATCGCGCAAGGAGCGCGGGTCGGGCAGCAGGTCGCGCAGGGCGGGGGCCAGAAAGCCCGCCGCCTCGGTGTCGAGCACGCCGCGGCGGGCCAGCACTTGGCACACCGGGTCGGGCAGGCCCGCGCGCTGAACCAGCAGTTCCGCCGCGCGGGTCAGTTCCAGGTCAGGGCCGATCCAGCGCCGCCCGGTCAAAGATGTTTCGACACCGAGAAAGCTCATGCGGACCTCATTTGGCCGTTATGGAAGGGGGTGGGGTAAGGGCCGATCTGGCCCTCACTCTGCCGGGGTGCGGTAGTTGATGCGACGGACCGAACCGGTGCGCGAGCGCATGATCAGCGTCTCGGTGGTCAGCCAGCCCGGCTCACGTTTCACGCCCGGAAGGATGTTGCCGCCGGTGACGCCCGTGGCGGCAAAGATCACGTCTTGGGTGACCATCTCGTCGCGCGAATAGATGCGGTCAAATTCAGTGATCCCGGCCTTGGCAGCGCGGCCTTTTTCGTCGTCGTTGCGGAACAGCAGGCGGCCATACATCTGCCCGCCCATGCATTTCAGTGCGGCAGCGGCCAGCACGCCTTCGGGTGCGCCACCTTGGCCCATATACATGTCGATGCCGGTCTCGGGGTCGGCGCAGTGCATCACACCTGCCACATCGCCGTCGGTGATGAGGCGGATGGCAGCACCGGTGGCGCGAACCTCGGCGATCATATCCGCATGGCGGGGACGTTCGAGGATGCAAACGGTGATGTCGGAAGCTGCACAGCCTTTGGCGCGGGCCAGCGCTTCGACGCGCTCACCGGGGGTCATGTCGAGGGTGACGACATCGGTCTCGAAACCCGGACCGATGGCGAGTTTGTCCATATAGGTGTCGGGCGCGTGCAGCATGGAGCCGCGCGGCCCCATTGCGATCACGGTCAGCGCGTTGGGCATGTCTTTGGCGGTCAGCGTGGTGCCTTCAAGCGGGTCAAGCGCGATGTCCACGCCGGGGCCATTGCCGGTGCCGACCTCTTCGCCGATATAAAGCATGGGGGCTTCGTCACGCTCGCCTTCGCCGATGACCACGACGCCCGCGATATCGAGCATGTTGAGCTGTTCGCGCATGGCGTTGACGGCGGCTTGGTCGGCGGCCTTCTCGTCACCCTTGCCGATTAGCTTGGCCGAGGCCAGCGCGGCGGCTTCGGAAACACGGGCGAGGCCCAGTGAGAGCATGCGGTCTTGGAATTCGGCAGAAGCGGTCATGAGGTGTCCTTGGGTGCAATGTGTTTTCTGTCCTGTACCCTCGCGCGGGCCTCGGGGCAAGTTTTGGGTTGGGCGCAGGTAGCACTTGGCCGGGAAGCAAGCCGCAGGCGCCGGGCCGTCACGCGAAAGGCGTGCCGTATTATAAGGGCGCACCTTTGGCGCGACCGGGTGGGCGATTTGATGAGGTTGGGTGCACCCTCGCGGAGCGCACATCACGGCTGCGCCATAAAGTGGCATGTCGCTGCCTTCAGTTTGCCGATCCGCTGGCAAACGCCGGAGCTTGGCTCCAAATGCCACCTAAGCCCGGAATCAAGCCGCAGGCGCCGGGCCATCGCCTGCCCGCCCAGACGGGTAGGCGATTTGGTGGGGCTGGGTGCTACTTTGCGAAGGTACATCTTGGCTGCACCATAAAGTGGCAATATTCGCGGTCAGATCGCCGACCCGCGGGCAGGCGATGGCCCTCAACGCAAACCTTCAGACCTCTTCGATCCGCAACGCGACCGGCTCACCCGCCAGCACGCCGGTCTTGTCCATATTCGCCAGCGCCTCAACCAGCGCATTGCGGCTGGTCTTATGCGTCACAATCAGAACCGGGGCAGAAGTGTCGGAATGTTCATACTGGCGCATCCGGTAGATGCTCACGCCCGCTTCGCCCAGCACGGTGGCGATTTTCGCCAGTGCACCGGGTTTGTCGACGAGCGCCATGCGCAGATAATAGGGGGCAGGGCGCTGGCTGCTGGCGGGGGTGGTTTGCTCTAACGTCTCGGCGGGCTGGCCAAAGACCGGCCCGCGCAACCCGCGCGCAATATCGCAGATATCGGCCATCACGGCGCTGGCCGTCGGCCCTTCACCTGCCCCGGCACCGCGCAGCACGATCTGGCCCACGGCATCGCCTTCGATCACCACCATGTTGGTGCCGCCATCAAGCTGCCCCAAAGGCGAGGTCTGCGGCACGAGGCAGGGCATCATCCGCTGCTCCAGCCCGCGGCCGGTTTTCTGGGTGACGCCCAGCAGTTTGATCTTGTAGCCCATGTCGGCGGCGGCGCGGATGTCTTCGATGGCGACCCGCTCGATCCCCTCAAGCTGGATGCCATCAAAGTCGATTTTGGTGCCGAATGCGATGGAAGACAGGATCGCCAGCTTATGCGCCGCGTCGATGCCGCCGACATCCAATTGCGGATCGGCTTCGAGATAGCCCAGCCCATCGGCTTCGGCGAAAATCTCTTGATAGGTTTTGCCCGAATCCTCCATCCGGGTGAGGATGTAATTGCACGAGCCGTTCATCACCCCCATGATGCGGGTGATCTCATTGCCAGCAAGCCCTTCCATCAGCGTCTTGATGACCGGGATGCCGCCCGCCACGGCGGCCTCATAGCGCAGCGCCACGCCTGCGCCTTCGGCCTGTTCGGCCAGCGCTTGGCCGTGTATCGCCAGCATGGCTTTGTTCGCCGTGACCACATGCTTGCCCGCTGCCAGGGCGGCTTCGGTCGCGGCCTTGGCAGGGCCGTCCGCGCCGCCCATCAGTTCGACGAAAACATCGACATCATCGCGGGTCGCCAGTTTGACGGGATCGTCTTCCCAGTCATAAGACGCAAGCGACAGCCCGCGATCCTTGTTGCGGGTGCGGGCAGAGACCGCAGAAACCGTCATCGCGCAGCCGGTGCGGGCCTCTAACAGGGCGGCTTGCTGGCGCAGAATGCGCAGCACGCCCACACCCACAGTTCCCAATCCAGCAATCCCGAGGCGAAGCGGTTTAGACATGGTGGTGGTCCTTTTGGTCTGATCTGAGAGGCCCGGCAGGCTTGGCCGGGCATTGCCGCGATGTAGCTGGTTCAGCGCCTGCGTGCAACGCGCCAAACGCGCTTCAGAGTGCTGGTGTCTGCGCCAGACGTTCACGTTCGTCAGAGGTGATCCGCTGTTGGCGCAAACGTTCGGCCCGTGCGCGCAGCCGTGCCACCCGTGCGGCGGTGGTGGTATCAGTGCTATTGCTGGATACCCGTCCGGCGCGTGCCTCTAGTTGTGCTGCACGTCCGCTAAGCTCTGCTTCGGTCTGCACTGGGTCAATCCGCCCGGCCGTGGCTTGGGCCAAAAGGGGGGCGATCGGCACAATGTCGGGGTAGGGCGCGGCTTCGAGTTCGGGGGTGATCGTGCGATCAAGTTCGGGGAATTGCGCGCAACCCGCGAATAGCGTCACGCCTAGAAGCAAGGCGGCAATCGAAAAAGGACGGGGCGTGCGCATGAGGGTCATGCCTCGTTCTGCCCCAGCCGTGATCCTCGCGCAAGCGGGGTTTGCTTTTGAACGCTTGTTCATTAAATTGCCGCCATGGCAAGAACCACAGGCTCACACTCCGATATCACTGGCCCGCGCGTGCGCGCAGCTGCACTGCGGCTTTTTGCACGGGGCGGCTATGCCGCCGTGTCGATGCGCGCGATTGCTGCTGAGGTCGGCGTTCAGGCCGGGGCGCTTTATAACTACACGCCCGATAAACAAAGCCTTCTGTTCGACCTGATGCGGGCACATATGACCGACCTGCTGGCCGAAACGCCCAACAATGCAGACCGCTCTGCACTGCAGCAGTTGCAGGACTTCGTGGCCTTCCACATCCGCTTTCACGCGGATCGGCCTGATGAGGTTTTCATCGCTTATATGGAACTGCGCAATCTGACGGAGGAGAATTTCGCCGTGATCGAGCGTCTGCGCCGCGACTATGAGGACCGGTTGGAAGCGATCCTCCGCGCCGGAGTTGCCAGCGGCGATTTCTCCGTCGCCGACACCAAGATCGTGACGCTGGCGATCATCGCGATGCTGACGGGCGTGAACACATGGTACCGCGCGGGCGGGCGGCTGTCGCTGGACGAGGTTGTCGCGCAATATTGGGATATGGTGCGCAAGGCCGTGACCGCCTGAGCGGCCACGGCCCTTCGGTTCAATGCGCCGGGCGGATGAAAGTCCCGTTGTTCAGATCGCGCATCGCCTGCTGCAATTCGGCGCGGGTGTTCATCACGATTGGCCCATGCCACGCGACGGGCTCTTCAATCGGCGCGCCAGAGATGAGAAGAAAGCGCACACCTTCCTCGCCAGCCTGAACCGTCACCTCATCCCCGGTGCCGAAACGGATCAGCGTCCGGTCGCCCGACATATCGCGGATGTTGACCTCTTCGCCGCCGACTTCTTTTTCCAGCAGCACACCCGAGGGGGCGGAGGCATCCGCGAACGCACCCGTGCCTTGGAAAACATAGGCGAAGGCCCGGCGGTAAGTGTCGATCTTAAAGGTCTTTCTGACCCCCGCTGGCACGAACACATCCAAATACTGCGGATCGGCGGCGATGCCATCGACGGGGCCCCGTTTGCCCCAGAACTCGCCGGTGATGATCTTGACCCGCGTGCCGTCGTCATCTGTCACCACAGGAATGTCGGCGGATTTCATATCCTGATAACGCGGCGCGGTCATCTTCTGGGTTGACGGCAGGTTCCCCCAAAGCTGGAAGCCATGCATCTGCCCGGCGGCATTCCCGCGCGGCATTTCTTGGTGCAAGATGCCCGAGCCTGCGGTCATCCATTGCACGTCGCCCGCGTTCAGATCGCCGGTGTTACCCAGCGAATCCGCGTGTTCCACGGTGCCTTCGAGCACATAGGTGATCGTCTCGATCCCGCGGTGGGGGTGCCAAGGGAAGCCCTTTTCAAAGTCTTCGGGCCGGTCGTTGCGGAAGTCGTCAAACAGCAGGAAGGGGTCCAGCTCCGACGGATCGTGGAAGCCGAAGGCGCGGTGCAATTTGACGCCTGCGCCTTCCATTGTGGGCGTGGCGCAGCGGGTTTCCAATGTGGGTCTGAGGGACATGATGCTCTCCTTTGCGGTTGCTTAGAAGATAGGCGGTGGCGGTGTCCTCAACAATTGGCCCCGGCGAACGGAGGCTGTGCAAATTTGCGCAGCTTCAACAATTTGGCACGTTCACTGCCAGCCCGCCGAGCGAGGTTTCCTTGTACTTCTCGCTCATGTCCGCGCCGGTTTGGCGCATGGTCTCAATACAGGCGTCCAGCGGCACCAGATGCGTGCCGTCGCCGCGCAGCGCCAATGAGGCCGCCGAAACCGCCTTGATCGCGCCCAGCCCGTTACGCTCAATACAAGGTACCTGAACCAGCCCATTGACGGGGTCGCAGGTCATGCCGAGGTGATGCTCCAGCGCGATTTCGGCGGCGTTTTCAATCTGCTGCGGCGTGCCGCCCATCACGGCGCAGAGCCCGGCGGCGGACATGGCGGCGGCGCTGCCGACTTCGGCCTGACAGCCCGCTTCGGCCCCCGAAATCGAGGCGTTGTATTTCACCAGCCCGCCGATGGCGGCGGCGGTGAGCAGGAAGTCTTCGATATGCGCCTCTGACGCGCCGGGCACGTGGTCGAGGTAATAGCGTAAGGTCGCGGGCATCACGCCCGCAGCCCCGTTGGTGGGGGCGGTGACGACCTGACCGCCCGCCGCGTTTTCCTCGTTCACCGCCATGGCATAGACGCTCATCCAATCGTTGATCGTATGCGGCGCGGATTGGTTCTGTCCGCGCTCGGCCATCAACGCGTCGTAGATGCCCTTAGCGCGGCGTTTCACCTTGAGCCCGCCGGGCAGGATACCGTCTGTCGTTAGCCCCCGGTCAATGCAATCGCGCATCACCTGCCACAGCCGTTTGCTGCCTTCGCGCAGGTTCTCGGCCCCGCCGCGCGCCTCCTCATTGGCGCGTTTCATACCTGCGATGGTCTTGCCGGATTTGGCCGACATCTCAAGCATTTCCGCGGCGGACTTGAATGGGAAGGGCACCGGCGCGCCTTCATCCGTGTCCTTGCCTGCGGCCAGTTCCTTTTCGGTCATCACGAAGCCGCCGCCGATGGAATAATAGGTTTCGCGCAAGGCAACGTCGCCTTGGGCGTCGGTGGCCATCAGCATCATGCCGTTGGCATGGCCTGCAAGCTTGGTGTCGTAGTCGAAGATCATGTCGTGCTCGGGGTCGAAGCGCAGTTCGGGCAGCCCCTCGACGCTGATGCGCCGGGTCTGCTTGATCTCTTCCAACACCTTCTCGGCGGCTTCGGCATCATAGTCCTCGGGCGTGAATCCGGCGAGGCCGAGGATCGTCGCGCGGTCGGTGGCATGGCCCACCCCGGTAAAGGCGAGACTGCCATGCAACGAGGCGCGCAGCCCGGCAAATTGGAAAGGCGATGCGCGCATCTGGTCCAGGAAACGCCCCGCCGCCACCATCGGCCCCATGGTATGCGAAGACGAAGGGCCGATACCCACTTTGAACATGTCGAAGACGGAAAGAAACATCAGGTGGCGGACCCTTTTATGGTTGCGGGTGTCGGGGCGCGGTGGAACGGGTATCGCCCAGACCTTTGGCGCATTGCAAGTGGTGTGGGCCGATCCAACCATTTCCTGCCGCCGCTTGGCGCGCTGAAAGCGACTGAAGGCGCGCTCTGGCCGTCTTGTCGCATCGCCGTGCGTCCAAAAACCGCTGACTTGCCCCTCGCACCCTATGCCAATTCGCCCTATAACGCGGCAAACGCCTGAGAGGGAGCACCCGATGTCCGGAGACCTATCACCGATCGACAAGGCCAAATTCGTGGCCGCGAAACGGGCCTGTGAGTTCGTGGAAGATGGGATGCGCGTGGGCCTTGGCACCGGATCGACGGCGGCGTGGCTTGTGCGCTGTCTGGGCGAGTTGGTGCGCGAAGATGGGCTGCGGATCAAAGGCGTGCCGACCTCCTCGCGCACGGCGCAACTGGCGCGGGAGGTGGGGATCGAGGTGATCTCGCTTGATGAGGCGAAATGGCTCGACCTGACGATTGACGGCGCGGATGAGTTCGACGCAGAGCTGAACCTCGTCAAAGGCGGCGGCGGCGCGTTGCTGCAAGAAAAGATCGTAGCGACGGCCAGTGACCAGATGGTGGTGATCGCCGATATCGGCAAAGAGGTGCATCATCTGGGGGCATTCCCCCTGCCGATCGAGGTGATTCCCTTTGGCTGGCAGACCACGCAGGCGCTGGTCGAAGAGACGCTGATCTCTATGGATGTGCTGGGCCAAAGCTCGACCCTGCGGATGAACGGCGAGGTGCCTTTCATCACCGACGAGGGGAACTATATTCTAGACCTGCGGCTGGGGCGCATCGGCAACGCGCGGCAACTAGCGCTGGTGCTGAACCAGATGCCCGGCGTGGTGGAAAACGGCCTGTTCATAGATATCTGTGACGCGGTTGTGATCGGCTACGGGGATGGCAGGGTTGAGGTGCGCGACATAAATGAAGGCACCGTGGCGACCGACCGGCTGGAATTCGTCGAGACCGACAACCTGTTTTCCGACCTCAGCGATTAACGCCCAAGAGCGAGACACGCGCGATCCCGCGCAACACCAGAATATGCGCGATCCCGCGCAACACCAGAATATGCGCGATCCCGCGCAACACCAAAAACGACTAAGAGAGGCGCCAAATGGCCAAGAATGAATTCGACTACGACCTGTTTGTCATCGGTGGCGGCTCGGGCGGTGTGCGGGCGGCGCGTGTCGCGGCGGGCGAGCATGACGCCAAGG
It encodes:
- a CDS encoding prepilin peptidase — translated: MSPALFIASTAILAVLLGLLVRIDLREKRLPDRYTLPLIVLGLSLNAYAGGTLPVGEIWGAIVGYVTFWALGSLFFRLRGQEGLGLGDAKLLAAAGRGWGLAPCQWSPCGCARVSHATWSGANWHGSTSSQRP
- the recJ gene encoding single-stranded-DNA-specific exonuclease RecJ, with protein sequence MSFLGVETSLTGRRWIGPDLELTRAAELLVQRAGLPDPVCQVLARRGVLDTEAAGFLAPALRDLLPDPRSLRDMEAAATRFLSALEKRERIAIFADYDVDGGSSAALLLVWLRDMGHRATLYIPDRIDEGYGPNDEAMSALAADHDLIICVDCGTLSHGPIAAAKGADVIVLDHHLGGETLPDALAVVNPNRQDEDGTLAHLCAAAVVFLMLVEAGRQLREAGQKGPDLMGMLDLVGLATVADVAPLIGVNRAFVRQGLKVMARRARPGLAALADVARMDTAPTAYHLGFLLGPRINAGGRIGQADLGARLLATADPHEAAALAERLDQLNTDRREVEAAVRASAMAQAEERGFDGPLAWAAGPGWHPGVVGIVASRLKEAANRPSIVIGVEDGIGKGSGRSISGIDLGAPIQRLAAEGLLIKGGGHKMAAGLTVAEDKIDAAMERLGELLTKQGAHLAGPADLNLCGMMMPGAATVELAEMVDQAGPFGAGAPAPRYAFADMQIRFAKRVGENHLKVSFGDGLGANLEAIAFGAYDGPLGPALENHGGARFHLAGRLDINNFRGRRTVQLRLEDAARA
- the glpX gene encoding class II fructose-bisphosphatase, which translates into the protein MTASAEFQDRMLSLGLARVSEAAALASAKLIGKGDEKAADQAAVNAMREQLNMLDIAGVVVIGEGERDEAPMLYIGEEVGTGNGPGVDIALDPLEGTTLTAKDMPNALTVIAMGPRGSMLHAPDTYMDKLAIGPGFETDVVTLDMTPGERVEALARAKGCAASDITVCILERPRHADMIAEVRATGAAIRLITDGDVAGVMHCADPETGIDMYMGQGGAPEGVLAAAALKCMGGQMYGRLLFRNDDEKGRAAKAGITEFDRIYSRDEMVTQDVIFAATGVTGGNILPGVKREPGWLTTETLIMRSRTGSVRRINYRTPAE
- a CDS encoding homoserine dehydrogenase, which encodes MSKPLRLGIAGLGTVGVGVLRILRQQAALLEARTGCAMTVSAVSARTRNKDRGLSLASYDWEDDPVKLATRDDVDVFVELMGGADGPAKAATEAALAAGKHVVTANKAMLAIHGQALAEQAEGAGVALRYEAAVAGGIPVIKTLMEGLAGNEITRIMGVMNGSCNYILTRMEDSGKTYQEIFAEADGLGYLEADPQLDVGGIDAAHKLAILSSIAFGTKIDFDGIQLEGIERVAIEDIRAAADMGYKIKLLGVTQKTGRGLEQRMMPCLVPQTSPLGQLDGGTNMVVIEGDAVGQIVLRGAGAGEGPTASAVMADICDIARGLRGPVFGQPAETLEQTTPASSQRPAPYYLRMALVDKPGALAKIATVLGEAGVSIYRMRQYEHSDTSAPVLIVTHKTSRNALVEALANMDKTGVLAGEPVALRIEEV
- a CDS encoding TetR/AcrR family transcriptional regulator codes for the protein MARTTGSHSDITGPRVRAAALRLFARGGYAAVSMRAIAAEVGVQAGALYNYTPDKQSLLFDLMRAHMTDLLAETPNNADRSALQQLQDFVAFHIRFHADRPDEVFIAYMELRNLTEENFAVIERLRRDYEDRLEAILRAGVASGDFSVADTKIVTLAIIAMLTGVNTWYRAGGRLSLDEVVAQYWDMVRKAVTA
- a CDS encoding pirin family protein; this encodes MSLRPTLETRCATPTMEGAGVKLHRAFGFHDPSELDPFLLFDDFRNDRPEDFEKGFPWHPHRGIETITYVLEGTVEHADSLGNTGDLNAGDVQWMTAGSGILHQEMPRGNAAGQMHGFQLWGNLPSTQKMTAPRYQDMKSADIPVVTDDDGTRVKIITGEFWGKRGPVDGIAADPQYLDVFVPAGVRKTFKIDTYRRAFAYVFQGTGAFADASAPSGVLLEKEVGGEEVNIRDMSGDRTLIRFGTGDEVTVQAGEEGVRFLLISGAPIEEPVAWHGPIVMNTRAELQQAMRDLNNGTFIRPAH
- a CDS encoding L-serine ammonia-lyase, coding for MFLSVFDMFKVGIGPSSSHTMGPMVAAGRFLDQMRASPFQFAGLRASLHGSLAFTGVGHATDRATILGLAGFTPEDYDAEAAEKVLEEIKQTRRISVEGLPELRFDPEHDMIFDYDTKLAGHANGMMLMATDAQGDVALRETYYSIGGGFVMTEKELAAGKDTDEGAPVPFPFKSAAEMLEMSAKSGKTIAGMKRANEEARGGAENLREGSKRLWQVMRDCIDRGLTTDGILPGGLKVKRRAKGIYDALMAERGQNQSAPHTINDWMSVYAMAVNEENAAGGQVVTAPTNGAAGVMPATLRYYLDHVPGASEAHIEDFLLTAAAIGGLVKYNASISGAEAGCQAEVGSAAAMSAAGLCAVMGGTPQQIENAAEIALEHHLGMTCDPVNGLVQVPCIERNGLGAIKAVSAASLALRGDGTHLVPLDACIETMRQTGADMSEKYKETSLGGLAVNVPNC
- the rpiA gene encoding ribose-5-phosphate isomerase RpiA, which gives rise to MSGDLSPIDKAKFVAAKRACEFVEDGMRVGLGTGSTAAWLVRCLGELVREDGLRIKGVPTSSRTAQLAREVGIEVISLDEAKWLDLTIDGADEFDAELNLVKGGGGALLQEKIVATASDQMVVIADIGKEVHHLGAFPLPIEVIPFGWQTTQALVEETLISMDVLGQSSTLRMNGEVPFITDEGNYILDLRLGRIGNARQLALVLNQMPGVVENGLFIDICDAVVIGYGDGRVEVRDINEGTVATDRLEFVETDNLFSDLSD